The Rouxiella sp. WC2420 region AATTATCTACTCGAACGCAAGCCAGCCTGGTGATTGGCGTGATTGAACGCAGCGGCTCAACACTCTACTGCTCTTCGTTATTTATTGAACCCGGTAAAGGCGTGGTCGCCAAACATCGCAAACTGATGCCAACAGGAACTGAAAGACTGATTTGGGGCCAGGGCGACGGATCTACTTTGCCGGTTGTTGACGCCAAGGTGGGCCGCCTCGGCAGCGCTATTTGCTGGGAAAATCATATGCCGCTGCTGCGCATGGCGATGTACGGCAAAGGCGTTGAGGTGTGGTGTGCGCCGACAGTAGATGAGCGTGATATTTGGCAATGCTCGATGCGCCATATCGCGCACGAAGGGCGAATGTTTGTCGTCGGCGCCTGCCAGTTTCAGTCCTCGCCGGCTCAGCTTGGCATCAAGGTTAAACACTGGGACGACCAACGCCCGTTGATCAACGGTGGCTCGGTGATTGTCGGCCCGCTGGGCGATGTGCTGGCGGGTCCATTAAAAGGCGAAGCAGGGCTACTGACTGCCGAGATCAACACCGATGATTTGGTTGGCGCGCGCTACGATTTCGACCCGGTTGGTCACTATTCTCGCCCCGATATTTTCAGTCTTGAGGTTGATCAACGAGCAAAAAAGAACCTGCGCTATATTGAGGATTAAAAAAGATATCCCCAGAGAGAGTATCTACAGACTGGCGGCTAGATTATACCGCCGTTAACTTTGATCGTCTGTCCATTGACCCATGCGCCATCGGGGCCAGCCAGGAAGGCCACGCTGGCGGCAATGTCCTGCGGCTGACCGAGGTGCTCGAGCGGCGCAAGTTTGGCGATATGCTCCACCAGCTGCGGTGATTTTCCGTCCAGAAACAGTTCAGTTGCCGTCGGTCCGGGAGCTATCACATTAACGGTAATTTCCCGGCCACGAAGCTCTTTGGTCAACACTTTGCTCATCGCCTCTACTGCTGCTTTGGTCGCGGCATAGACGCCATACGTCGGCTGGTACAAACCGACTACGCTGGAAGAAAAGTTAATGACTCGACCGCCGTGGCGCAGGCGTTTTGCCGCTTCTCGCAGGGTATTAAAGGTGCCTTTCAGATTAATGTCGATCAGCCGGTCGAAAGCCGAATCATCAAAGTCGGCAATCGAGGAAAGTGACATGATCCCGGCGTTGTTGACTAACACATCAATGCCGCCAAAGGCCTGCTCGGCGCTGTCGAACATTTTACGCACCGCGGCAGCATCGCTGACATCCGCCTGCGCGCTGATCGCCTTTCCGCCTGCCCAAACAATTTTCTGCACCAAAGCTTCAGCCTCGGCCGCACCGCGAGCGTAATTAACAATCACGTTAAAACCGTCGGCGGCCAGACGTTGCGCTATCGCTGCGCCGATACCGCGTGATGCGCCGGTTATTAACGCGACTTTATTTTCTGCGTGTTGAATGGTCATAATGTTTTTCCTCTAGCCGCTATTGGATAAAGCCAGGCTTGCTGGCCGGTGAACAAATCATGCACTATGAACTACGGCGAATAATCCCCCAATATTCGTTTTCACTATCCGAAAATAATGAACAATAAAGGCCATACTGATGGATAAACTCGACAGCATGCGGCTGTTCACCCGAGTCGTTGAGTTGCGAAGCTTTACTCAGGCGGCAGAGGGTTTGGATTTAAAGCGATCGACAGTGACCGATGCGATTAAACAGTTGGAAACTCGCCTGAAGGTCCGCTTGCTGCAACGAACGACCCGCCACGTAAGCCCAACCCTGGATGGCGAAGCCTATTACCAGCGTTGCCTGCGTATTCTGGCCGATGTCGAAGACGCTGAAATGGCCTTTGCCGATGCTAAACCCAAGGGACTGCTGCGTATTGATGTCAATCCCGCACTGGCCCGTCATTTTGTTTTCCCTGGGCTGACAGATTTTTTAGCGCTGTATCCAGATATTGAAATGGAAGTCAGTGAGGGCGACAGGCTGGTAGATTTGGTACGCGAAGGCATCGACTGCGTGATCCGGGTGGGTGAGCCAAAAGACAGTGATATGGTAGCCCGATCGCTTGGCCGTTTTCAGGAAGTGACCTGTGCCAGTCCGCAATATCTTGAAAAATTTGGTTTTCCGCAGGACTTGGCATCGTTGCAGCAACATAAAATGGTGGGTTTCCGTTCAAGCGCCTCAGGCAATATTCTGCCGTTGAGCTTTTATATCGAAGGAAAAGAAAAAGTTATCAGCCTGCCGACCAGTATTTCCGTTAGTGGTTCTGAAAGTTTGAAAGAAGCGGCGCGGCGAGGATTAGGCATTATTCAGGTTCCACACTACGGCGTGGCGGCCGATCTGGCACAAGGTCTTTTAGTGCATATTTTGCCGCAATACCCCGCAGGTTCGCTGCAAGTTTCAGTGCTGTATCCGCAGAATCGCCAACTTTCTCCACGCGTGCGCGTATTCATCGACTGGATGATTAAAGAGTTTGCCAGGCTTAATACTTATCCCGCCTAAAGCCTGCTCTGTTTTGAAGCAGGTTGCTCCTGGTTGAACGCGTTGACTGGCGCCCTTTCTTTTAAAACACTTTATATTCATAGAGTTAAACGTACTCTTTTGTTTGGCATCACAATTGCTTAATTCTCCGCATGGCTAATTCATTAGATATCAATTCATTATCGACATGAAACCCACTGCCCCATGCTGGAGATCAACCATGACATTGAACGTTGCTGCGATACAGTTCGAACCTACGATGTTTCGCCAGGAAGAGAACATCGCGGCTCTGCTGAGACTTTGCGAGCAGGCCGCCGAACAAGGCGCGAAACTGCTGGTGATGCCTGAGATGGCGGTCAGCGGTTATTGCTGGCAAAGTCGCGAAGAAGTCGCTCCCTATGTAGACACCATTCCTGGTGCGACGACGCGGCGCTTTGCCGAGCTGGCGGCGCGTCACCAGTGTTATTTGGTGCTTGGCATGCCCGAGGTCGATGCCACCACTCATCTCTATTACAACTCGGCGGTGCTGATTGGGCCTGAAGGGGTAATAGGCACCCACCGCAAAACGCATCCGTATATTTCAGAGCCGAAATGGGCAGCCAATGGCGATAAAGGACATGCGGTATTCGACACGCCGGTCGGCCGAATCGCAATGCTGATTTGCATGGATATTCACTTTGTTGAAACTGCTCGTTTGGCCGGAGTGCAGAATGCCGAAATTATCTGCCATATCAGCAACTGGCTGGCAGAGCGAACTCCCGCGCCTTACTGGATCAATCGCGCATGGGAAAATGACTGTTATCTCGTTGAAAGCAACCGCTGGGGGCTGGAGCGAGGCGTGCAGTTTAGCGGCGGTAGCTGCATCATTAATCCTGACGGCAGCGTGCAGTCCAGCATAGACAGTGGCAATGGTGTGGTGAGAGGCGAAATTCTGCTACAGCGAGGAGAAAAAGCCTCGCGCGTGACTCAGCGACGTCCAGAAACCTATCTGGAACTGATGAACGACAGCTTTACCTGGAATCCGCTGGACTTCTTCGGTCTCTATCAGCGCTCGCCATTGCCTGTAGGAAAACAGTCAACCGTGTCGGTTGGCCAGTTTCAACCGCTGAATGACGTGCAGAGTAATCTTCTTGAAATCAGACGATTAGCGACTGCTGCGCGACAAAATGGCAGCGAACTGATGGTATTTCCCGAGCTGTCACTGACCGGCGCATTCCAGCATGCCGATCAGGCTTTGCATTTAGATGGCGCGGAATTAGCGGCAGTGACAAAGCTGGCAATCACTCTGCAAATGACGTTGGTAATCGGGATAATCGAGGCGGCCAAAGGCAAACTTTACAACACGGCCGTTGCCATTGGCCCTGCTGGTTTGCTTGGCAGCTATCGAAAGATCCATTTAAATCAACAGGAAAGGACATGGGCGACAGCCGGGGATCATTGGGTCACTGTCGATCTTCCCTGTGGCAGAATGGGATTATTGATCGGCGAGGATCTTGCCTTCCCCGAATCTGGCCGCATTCTGGCCTTGCGCGGCTGCGACATTATCGCTTGCCCGGCGGCGCTTGCAGGCCCGACGCCGGGAGCGCACGCGGGCAGCATCAGCCCGCAAAACTACCCGATCCCAACCGGGCCTGACGCCTACCATTGGCTATTGCCGCGCGTTCGTGCCGGCGAAAACAACTGTTATCTGGCTTACGCCAATGTCTATGAAGAAGGTAAATATCAGGGGCTAAGCGGGATATTTGGCCCAGACACCTTTGCCTTTCCTCGCCACGAAAGTCTGCTGGTGGAGTCACAGGGTGATATTTCTTTAACTGTCGATACCTGTAATCTCGATACGCCTTATCCAACCAACGTGGTGCGACGCAAAGACCTGGTATTAATGCGCCAGACTCACGGTTATTTGCCCCTGATTACCAGCTTGGCGAGCACGCAATAAACGAAAATAGGTTCACGATAAATTGGCAGATTCAGCCAGATTGCTTAATCTTTCTTTATAGAGTTATTTATGCGCAAGCTGACCTTATTTCAAGACGCGATATCTCGCGGCACGATGCTTTTTATAGGCAGTTTTTTACGAGAGAAAAAAGGAATGGCATCAACCTCTTCATCTATTTATCTACATATTGGCAGTGAAGAAACGCAGGTTCTTATTGATGGTGACCTACAACTGCTTACGTTGGGTTCACAGCTGACTTCGCTGGGATATTTTCGCCATCAGCCGCCAACGCCAGATGAAATGGAAAACGCGATTATGATGGTGGAAGATGAGGTGTATCGTCTGCGCCATGACATATTACCGGGTGCGACATTATACAGTGAAGACAATAATATCCGTGCCATTGCACGCCTTTCAGGCGTGGCTGAAAATGAGCAGATGACCCTTTCCCTCGATGCAGTAGAACGAACCTTTGACCGTCTGGCATTGGTCATTAACGGTCGGCCAGCCAGCTTTGAAGGCATTCCCGATGGCAACGATTTTGCTGCTACGCTGCTGATTCTCAGAGAGTTTATGCATCATTTGCAGTTTAGTGAGATTGTCATAAAAGGGGCTAAGTTTGAAATTCAGGGCCAACATTCAACTAACTGAAAGCCGCCCCATTTTCACCAGCAGAGAGAAATTTTTGATTCTTGGAAATCAGAGGCTATTGCAGCACATGGAATATTAGCTGCTGCAAACGGCTGCGAGTGCGCTGAATATCTTCCTGTTCCGCGCCCTGAGTCATCTGGTCCAGCGTGAACGGGCTAATAATAAACAGCTGACACTGCTGGTCATACAACACGTCAATGACATTGATAAATCGCTGCTGCGTAGCGGGTGAAACCTCTGCCATTGCAGGAACGTCCTGGATAATCCAGCGTCGATATTCTGCGCATAAAGTCAGATAATCGATCACTGCGGTCGGGCCCTCGCACAAATCTTCGAATGAAAAATGCAGAAAATTTTCCGCTGGCGAGAGCAGGCTGAGACGCCGATTGCCCACGGCGATAGAGATCTTGGTGGGCAATGCTGCTGGCAGCTGGTATTCAAGGCGTTGAGCGGGTGTGCCGGGGAATAGATAAGCCCCTTCGCAGAAAGGTGTAAGATGATTAGTACCCAGACTGCGATAATCAAGGCTTCCATCCAGTGCGACCACTTCTAAATACTGTCGGATAAGCTTTATAGAGGGTTCAAAACGAGCATGATATAGCGGATTTGATAATAATTGCTCGGGAGGATAGTTCGAGGTTGCCACCAAAACAATACCGCGCTTGACGATAAGCTCAAGCAGGCTTTTCATCAGCATTGCATCACCGATATCGTGCAAATGCAGTTCATCGAAGCAGACTAATTGGCAGTCACCTAATTGAGCGCCAAGCACCGCATCGATACTGTTATCAGCGGATTGCGGATTATTCATACCGCGATGTAAATCGCGCAGGAAATCGTGAAAATGCACCCGGCGTTTTTTCTTTATCGGCGCCGCGGAGAAAAAGCTGTCAACAATAAAGCTTTTGCCGCGCCCTACTTTTCCCCAGATATAAACACCGCCGCCCAATGGTTTGGACTTTTTCAGCAGGCTTTTCTTAACCGTTAAACCGGATTTCATCAAGTTATCGAGTCGGGCAATAACGTGCCGCTGGTGCTCATCTAAAACAAACTGATTTTCAGTGGCTTTTTCATCCATCCGTCTTTGAAAATCAACACCTGTGTCCGCCGATTTCATGAGTCACATCCTTTGCAAATCATCCCTCTATCTTATTTATCCTTTCTATAGAGATTCAACATAAATATCTACAGTAACAGTGCTTTGTAAAAGCCAAAAAAAACCCCGCCATTAGCGGGGTCGATGTTCGAGATACTTGCCTGTAAAAGGCAGGAGTCAGAACAGTTCTTCTAAAAACTTTAGTTCTTAGAATGGGATATCGTCGTCGAAATCCATTGGTGGTTCGTTGCTTTGCGCAGGGGCATTGTTTTGAGCTGCCGGGCGAGATTGCTGACCGCCGCTGAACTGATTGCCGCCCTGTGGCTGCTGAGGCTGACCCCAACCAGCCTGACCACCCTGCTGACCGCCAGAAGCCTGACCGCCGCCTGCTGGAGCGCCGCCGCCAGCACGACCGCCTAGCATCTGCATGGTGCCGCCAACGTTGACCACAATTTCAGTCGTGTATTTTTCAACACCGGCCTGATCGGTCCATTTGCGTGTCTGCAATGCGCCTTCAATATAAACCTGAGAGCCTTTGCGCAGGTATTCACCTGCTACTTCTGCCAGCTTTCCGAAAAGCACTACGCGGTGCCATTCGGTTTTCTCTTTCTGTTCGCCGGTCGCCTTGTCGCGCCAGCTTTCAGAAGTTGCCAGGGTGATATTGGCAACAGCACCGCCGTTAGGCATGTAGCGGACTTCGGGATCCTGACCCAGATTCCCAACCAGAATCACTTTGTTTACGCCTCTGCTGGCCATGTCGACTCTCCTGATGAGTTAATTTTGTACAGTATAAACCATGAATTTTAGCATGGGCGGATTGCATATAATACTCTGAATGTGGATTCCAGAAATGTTTACAGACTCGACAAGTTTGCAGGCTTGTACTGGATATCCATTCAGGTTTTTTTGTGTCATACTTACTCGTTTCGTACTTTCTGTGCCCAATTTTCTGATTCAGATGCAGTGTCTGGGGCGGATATACCCGAATCTATCGGCAAGCGGGTATGCAATTCCACACGCGCATCACGGACAGTCACCGGCACGGTGAGCTTTCAAGTTATTCCGGGAATGATGAATGGATAAGATCGAAGTTCGGGGCGCACGCACCCATAATCTCAAGAATATCAACCTGATTATTCCGCGCGACAAACTGATTGTTGTCACCGGATTATCCGGTTCTGGCAAGTCCTCACTGGCTTTTGACACCTTGTATGCCGAGGGCCAACGCCGTTACGTCGAGTCGCTTTCCGCCTACGCACGCCAATTTCTGTCCTTGATGGAAAAACCGGATGTCGACCACATTGAAGGGTTGTCACCTGCGATTTCTATTGAGCAAAAATCAACATCGCACAACCCAAGGTCAACGGTCGGTACCATTACCGAGATCCACGACTACCTGCGCCTGCTGTTCGCCCGTGTGGGTGAGCCGCGCTGCGCGGAACACGGCGTGCCTCTAGCGGCACAAACTGTCAGTCAGATGGTAGATAACGTGCTGGCACAGCCGGAAGGCCAACGCCTGATGCTGCTGGCGCCTATCGTCAAGGATCGCAAAGGCGAGCACACCAAAACGCTGGAAAACCTCGCCGCACAGGGCTATATCCGCGCAAGGATCGACGGCGAAGTTTGCGATCTCTCTGATCCGCCTAAACTTGAGCTGCAGAAAAAACACAGCATTGAAGTCGTCGTTGACCGCTTTAAAGTACGTGACGATTTGTCGCAACGACTGGCCGAGTCATTCGAAACTGCCCTGGAGCTTTCCGGCGGTACTGCTGTAGTTGCCGATATGGACGACGCCAGCGTGCCAGAAATGCTGTTTTCGGCCAACTTTGCCTGTCCGATTTGTGGCTACAGCATGCGCGAGCTTGAACCGCGTATGTTCTCGTTCAACAACCCGGCCGGTGCCTGCCCGACCTGTGACGGTTTGGGCGTTCAGCAGTTCTTTGATCCAGAACGCGTAATTCAGAATCCGGAGCTGTCATTGGCCGGCGGCGCGATTCGTGGTTGGGATCGCCGTAACTTTTACTACTTCCAGATGCTGCGTTCTTTGAGCGAGCATTACAAATTCGACGTCGAATCTTCCTTCAACGAACTTAGCGAGGACGTGGTTCACGCCATCCTGCACGGGTCGGGCAAGCAGACTATCGAATTTAAATATATTAATGACCGTGGTGATACCTCGGTGCGTCGCCATCCGTTTGAAGGCGTGCTGCATAATATGGAGCGTCGCTATAAAGAGACGGAATCCAGCGCGGTGCGTGAAGAGTTGGCGAAATACATCAGCAATCGCCCCTGCGCCTCCTGCAAAGGTACGCGCCTGCGTGAAGAAGCGCGCAACGTGTTCGTTGAGGAAACCACGCTGCCGGAAATCTCCGATTACAGCATTGGTCATGCCATGGAATTTTTCCTGAGCATGAACCTCACCGGCCAACGTAAGCAGATTGCCGAGAAGATTCTGAAGGAAATCGGCGACCGACTGAGGTTCCTGGTTAACGTAGGCTTAAATTACCTGTCGCTGTCACGTTCGGCGGAGACACTATCCGGCGGTGAGGCGCAGCGTATCCGTCTGGCAAGCCAGATTGGTGCTGGTTTGGTGGGCGTGATGTACGTACTGGATGAGCCGTCTATCGGTTTGCATCAGCGCGATAACGAACGCCTGCTTGAGACCTTGATTCACCTGCGCGACCTCGGCAATACCGTGATCGTGGTTGAACATGACGAAGACGCGATTCGTGCCGCCGACCATATTATCGATATTGGTCCGGGAGCGGGCGTGCACGGCGGTGAAGTGGTTGCCGAAGGCACAGCAGAAGACATTATGGCCACCGAGAATTCCCTGACCGGGCAGTATCTCAGCGGCAAGCGTGAAATTTCCGTACCGGAGCAACGCGTACCCGCCGACGCAGCCAAAGTATTAAAACTGGTGGGCGCAACCGGTAATAACCTTAAAGATGTGACCCTTACGCTGCCGGTTGGCCTGTTTACCTGCATTACCGGAGTTTCCGGCTCAGGTAAATCGACGCTGATCAACGATACACTGTTCCCGCTGGCACAGCGCCAGCTTAATGGCGCAACGATTGCCGAAGCCGCGCCGTATCGCGACATCCAGGGTCTTGAGCATTTCGATAAAGTTATCGATATTGACCAAAGCCCGATTGGTCGGACACCGCGCTCAAACCCGGCAACCTATACCGGTATCTTTACCCCGGTGCGCGAGCTGTTTGCTGGAGTTCCTGAGTCACGTTCTCGCGGTTATACGCCAGGGCGTTTCAGCTTTAACGTCAAGGGCGGACGCTGCGAAGCCTGCCAGGGTGACGGCGTGATTAAGGTCGAGATGCACTTCTTGCCTGACATCTACGTGCCTTGCGATCAGTGTAAAGGCAAGCGCTATAACCGTGAAACGCTTGAGATTAAGTACAAAGGCAAGAGCATTCACGAAACGCTGGACATGACTATCGAAGAAGCACGAGATTTCTTTGATGCCGTTCCGGCGCTGGCGCGTAAGCTGCAAACTCTGATAGATGTGGGCCTGTCGTACATTCGCCTTGGGCAGTCAGCGACGACACTTTCCGGCGGTGAAGCACAGAGGGTCAAACTGGCTCGTGAACTGTCAAAACGCGGCACCGGCCAAACGCTGTATATTCTCGATGAGCCGACTACCGGTCTGCATTTCGCCGATATCCAGCAGTTGCTTGAGGTACTGCATCAGCTGCGTGACCAGGGCAATACCATCGTGGTGATTGAGCACAATCTTGACGTGATCAAAACGGCTGACTGGATTGTTGATCTGGGTCCTGAAGGTGGTCACGGCGGCGGGCAAATTCTAGTCTCTGGTACGCCTGAAACGGTAGCGGAATGCAAGGAATCGCATACCGCGCGCTTCCTGAAACCGTTGCTGGAACGTCATATGCTGAAGCATAAAAAATCTGCCTGATTAGCGGCTTAATTAATTGCTTGGCAAATACGTTAAAAGCGAGTCTTCTGACTCGCTTTTTTTATGCATGAAACTGAGATAACTGCTTGTCTTTTAGTGATCAAGTTTGCGACATTGGGTACCAATAATTCCCATCAGAATAGAGTTGAATAGTCGTTGCAGCAGCGAGACTAATATTCTTACCTCCATTTACATTAGGGTCAATGGGGCCGACAAGTGATAATGCGATTGTTCCGGATAAGTTTCTAATATAAATAACTCGACCACTGCTGGATGTTGGAAGATTAATAGAATCTCCTGACACCGTTGGAGTCGCGAAGTTTACAGTACTATAAGATAGTATCGTCTCTCCAACGTCTACTACAGCCTGAGCATATCTTAGGGATTCGATTGCACCACTGCTATTAATACCGATTAATAAGTTATTATTTTCATCTTCAATAGTTAGTGGATAGTTTGTAGCCCCGATTACTTGGACACCATAGGAGTTATTTCTAAATATTGCGCCAACGGTATCACCCACAGAACAAAAACCCGCTGCGGCTGCGTCATAGGATACAAATCCATATTGCGCTCCTGTATAGGTTGTAAAGCCAATATTGAAGTTACCCCGAGTTTGGAAACCGGTTGCTATACCATAATTTCCTAAGTTTACACAGTCGAAACCATATCCAACATAATCATCGGTTTTATTATTTAGCATCCCCAACTCATATCCAACCATAGATGTGGCTTGGGAACCTGCGTCAAGAGTAACATTTAGATTCTGTCCCCAAAATTTAGTATTAGGAACAAAAATTGCTGTCGAAGAGGCCGACGGAATACCAGTCGATCCGCTACCTCCCTTTAAATACCAGGCTGTATCAATAGTGATGGTTGTATTAGATAACGTCTGAATCAAACCGCTGTAAATAAGGTTAGAATTTGATGAGTCAGTAACATCAATAACTTGACCTGCCCGTAAGTGTGTGCTTACAGAACTTATATCAGTGGAAGTAATTGTATTAGTCGTGAAGGTAGTATTAGAAGTTGAAAGTAATGCTGGAGGCCCCTCAATCTGCCCGAATAGAAGGACGAAATCTCGATCGGAATAAGTGCCGAGACCTTCTGCAGATCCTAAGCCTACAACCTGAGTTATCGGTTCATTACTCTCAGGGGTAACTACATTACTAAAGGATGCAACTGCACCTCTGTCTTCAAGCCCGTCAAGCCAATTCCAAGCTTTAACGGTCTGCTGTGGAAAAGCAAATTGCTTAGCCCCAAAGTAAGGGATCCTATTTTCGTTAGCCACTGATTTTACAGCAGTTTCCAATTTAGATGGGTCAAAAGCATCGCGGGTACCACCTGCATCCATAAGGCTAATTGATTCAGCGTTTTTATCAGACTGGTTTCGTGCTACAGCCCCATCATAAGGTTGCTTTACCCCAATTAAAGCATCACCGAGAGAATCACTGGTCGAAGAAAGGTTAGAACGTAGAACCGCATCACCAAGAATTGACCAGCCACCCAGTCCAATTCCTCCCGTTGAAGTTGCTGTTGTTGAAGCTGCCACAACTTTTGGATATGTGCCAGTCCAGGAATATAAATAGCTTCCATCAGTAATGATATCCGCAGTCGAACTCAGTGTAGCTCCTGCAGAAAAAGTATAGGTTGTAATCGCTGTACCCGCCATAATTTCACCTCTAACAGTTAGATTTAATTATCAAAAAAATATTACTCAAACATCTGGAAATATAATTCAGACAATTAACTTACATTTTGATGTGTTATCAAAACACTCTCGTGGCTTGCGAAGTTATTTAAAAAACATAACTAAGCAAGCTCTACCTACAAGTTAGAGTGTTATTTGCGGACCGCGATAATAGTTTTATTAATTAATTTAAAAATAAAAACAATTAATTTAATAATCATGGTATTGATAATTTAACATCATGATTAATATGGCCTGTTTCTTATTTTATTTATACTGATAATTATTCGTTGAAACTACTACGCGTGAATTTGAGGTAAGTCATGTAATCTGGTGCGTATAAAGTCCCAAAAGGTTCTGACTTTAAACGGCATAAGTTGAATATTTTGTACCACCAGCTGCACTGGGAGCGGCAAGGGTTCGAACTCTGGCAATAGTCTGACCAGCGTGCCATCGGCCAATTCGTCGGCCACCTGATAGGATAGAAATCTGCCAATTCCTTTTGCTGATTTCACTGCCAGCACTCGGGTCTCAACATCATTAAACACCAAGTGAGGCGAAAGCCTGAGGCGCGGCCCTTCTTCGTGGGCGCCAAACCGCCATTCGTTGAACGTATCGCTGCTGCTCAACACTATTTGGTGCTTTGCCAGCTCAGAGGGATGGCGCAGGTCAGGATACGCGGCCAAATATTGTGGACTGGCAATCATAACGAGACTAACTTGCCCCAGCCGCCGCGCAACCTTTGAGGAATCTTCAAGATGTCCGATACGTACGGCGACATCGATCCCCTGTTCAATCAGATCAAGATTTCTATCACTAAGCAGTAGTTCGATCTGAATCTCGGGATGTAAACTCTGGAACTCCATGACCAGCGGTGCAATATGTCGCCGGCCAAACAGTACCGGAGCAGTCACGCGCAGCAGTCCTTTAAGCTGAGTTTCGGCAGTATCTTGCACCGCTTCGTTATAGCTTTTCAAAATATTAGCCGCCTGCTCTGCCAGCCTTACTCCCGCCTCGGTCGGCGCTAAACTTCTTGTCGTTCGCTCCACCAACCTTGCACCAAATCGTTGTTCCAGCGAGGCAATTGCGCGTGTCACTGCAGGAGCCGAACGCCGGAGCCTGCGTGCGGCTCCGGCAAGACTGCCCTGATTCAGCACTTCAAGAAAAATAGCGAGTTCATCAAGGCGATCCATAAATTATTCCATTTAGTGAAATTATCAATTTCAATAATCCCTGATTCCTTTCATCTATTGTAAGAGTAATCTGGATGGAAACCTAAAGGGAGAAACCTGATGACTAGACTAAAACTTTATGGCACACCGCTTTCAGGACACGTTCATCGCGTCACGCTGCTACTGAGAATGCTTGAGCTAGAGTATGAATTTATCGAAGCTGGAGCAGAATTACGGGCGACCGAGGCATTTCGCAAGCTGAA contains the following coding sequences:
- a CDS encoding LysR family transcriptional regulator, with translation MDRLDELAIFLEVLNQGSLAGAARRLRRSAPAVTRAIASLEQRFGARLVERTTRSLAPTEAGVRLAEQAANILKSYNEAVQDTAETQLKGLLRVTAPVLFGRRHIAPLVMEFQSLHPEIQIELLLSDRNLDLIEQGIDVAVRIGHLEDSSKVARRLGQVSLVMIASPQYLAAYPDLRHPSELAKHQIVLSSSDTFNEWRFGAHEEGPRLRLSPHLVFNDVETRVLAVKSAKGIGRFLSYQVADELADGTLVRLLPEFEPLPLPVQLVVQNIQLMPFKVRTFWDFIRTRLHDLPQIHA
- the uvrA gene encoding excinuclease ABC subunit UvrA is translated as MDKIEVRGARTHNLKNINLIIPRDKLIVVTGLSGSGKSSLAFDTLYAEGQRRYVESLSAYARQFLSLMEKPDVDHIEGLSPAISIEQKSTSHNPRSTVGTITEIHDYLRLLFARVGEPRCAEHGVPLAAQTVSQMVDNVLAQPEGQRLMLLAPIVKDRKGEHTKTLENLAAQGYIRARIDGEVCDLSDPPKLELQKKHSIEVVVDRFKVRDDLSQRLAESFETALELSGGTAVVADMDDASVPEMLFSANFACPICGYSMRELEPRMFSFNNPAGACPTCDGLGVQQFFDPERVIQNPELSLAGGAIRGWDRRNFYYFQMLRSLSEHYKFDVESSFNELSEDVVHAILHGSGKQTIEFKYINDRGDTSVRRHPFEGVLHNMERRYKETESSAVREELAKYISNRPCASCKGTRLREEARNVFVEETTLPEISDYSIGHAMEFFLSMNLTGQRKQIAEKILKEIGDRLRFLVNVGLNYLSLSRSAETLSGGEAQRIRLASQIGAGLVGVMYVLDEPSIGLHQRDNERLLETLIHLRDLGNTVIVVEHDEDAIRAADHIIDIGPGAGVHGGEVVAEGTAEDIMATENSLTGQYLSGKREISVPEQRVPADAAKVLKLVGATGNNLKDVTLTLPVGLFTCITGVSGSGKSTLINDTLFPLAQRQLNGATIAEAAPYRDIQGLEHFDKVIDIDQSPIGRTPRSNPATYTGIFTPVRELFAGVPESRSRGYTPGRFSFNVKGGRCEACQGDGVIKVEMHFLPDIYVPCDQCKGKRYNRETLEIKYKGKSIHETLDMTIEEARDFFDAVPALARKLQTLIDVGLSYIRLGQSATTLSGGEAQRVKLARELSKRGTGQTLYILDEPTTGLHFADIQQLLEVLHQLRDQGNTIVVIEHNLDVIKTADWIVDLGPEGGHGGGQILVSGTPETVAECKESHTARFLKPLLERHMLKHKKSA